DNA from Kryptolebias marmoratus isolate JLee-2015 linkage group LG8, ASM164957v2, whole genome shotgun sequence:
AAGTTTCTGTCAGCTCAGGTAAGTGAAGTTACATGGAAGCACATTGCTTGGTGTATTGCTAAGgtgtaaaaattaaatgaatactTCTTTGAATGTCGAAAACATAGACTAATGTGTGGAATTAATGTGGTTTTAGCTTGCAGTTCAACTTTTTGACTTCCCAGTTGCTACAAAAGCACAATAATGTTAttgtatcttttgtttttttgaactAAACCAGCACATCTGCTTGTGATTGTTCTTGCACAGTGATAACAAAATACCgtattatgttttattattgtacacTTTGTAGTTTTGGACACTGAGtcaaaaaaaagtgcaaatattgGCACAAAATGGTCCATCAAAGTTGTTTAAGTGGAACCAGCTGTCAAGCTAAACATTAATAAAGTATGTCTCTTCCCTCCAGCAGGCTGAATGTTGCTCAGTGTTCGATGCCAGCCCTGACCTTTTGTTTAATGTTAATGATTAAACCAGTTCGAGCTGATTTGCTGCCTTTGAACACATACCTCACATATTTTGAACCCTTGATGGTTATCACCGCGGACTGGATGGAAATGAGGATTCCTTTTTAACAAGTCTGCCTCGCAAACTGGCACCGAAAACCTGGCGCTCGCTTTCTCCCTGCTGTTCGTGAAGCTGTTGTGCTTGTGCATTCGAGGCAGAATACAGTCACATCAGAGTGCTTGGCCGAACTTGAGAGTCGTCCCAGAGCCAAGGAAGCAAGTAAAGTGACATTCCTGATGCCGTGAGTCCTGATTCAGCTGTGGGCGCAGTGCGCCTTGCCACTGCTGCCCTGCAGGTTTATCTTAGTCAACATTTCGAGGTGTTGGCTCGGatgtctctctgctgctctgctggtGTGATTGTCTTAATGGGAGGGACAGTAATTGGCTGCAGAAGCTTTATTCACAGGGAGGAGACTACATGTTTTGTCAAccagcatttgtttttaagaaaacatgtgtatgtgtgggtgttTGCGATCACATGTCACCAACTGCCTTTTGGTAAGCCCTTTGTGCCAGCAGGTTCGAAATGTTCTTGcccttttttaaactgtttactCTAAAATAAATGGCACGTTTCAACACATACCCTTAGCGCTGACAGGTCGTGTtaggtctttgtttaaaccatgcaaagcagcaggcgatatgcatttcttcaaggaatgctgaaACAACCTGGTTACTCTTAGTCTTCGACGTTCTGACAGCACAGAGCATGGTTCCCCTTATTTTAGGAAAGCTGGAGACATTGCAGCGCAGAAACATCTCTTTCAGGAGTTTTGACTGACTTGCTTTTAATTGTTAATGCTGGCTGCCAGATCTGACTGCAGAGCAGACCacaacattcttttttttttttttttattcctttttgacTCGGGCATTGGTGTTAAAGGCACAGCCCTTTAACACTTCCAGTTATGCCTGTCAGATAGAAAAGGATCTCCCTCCTTTAGTGCAAAGAGCCCACTTTTAGTTGCGGTGTACCCCAGGGCTCTGTCTTGGGTCACATTCTCTTCTCGTTCTTTACAGGGTCCATTTTCAGAGATGTTTTTGTCGATGACCTTCAAGTCTTTTTGCCCATACCAACAAGTGGCTGTGCATCAATTCAGTCCTTGTTGAACTCTTTTAGAGATAAGCAAACATGGGATGAAGACTTCCTTCatctgaacaataaaaaaccAATTAgaagtgattttgttttgacaatTTAAATGAATGTGACAATGTTAGTATGTCAAAAGGCTTCTACTGTCAGTcatttctttgaagaaatattggtgtgtgtgtatgtgtgttttctttgcagtgtttttaatttacataaacaGATTAGCCCAGTTGTTGTGTCAAGCTCTATCCAACAAAGACTCCTTGAGTAAAAGCTATGGTCGGCATTCCATCAGATCAGTTAGAGGCAGTCATTCATGCCTTAATTACACATCGTTtggattattgtaattctttatatGCTGGTTTTAATCTGTCGTCACCTATTGTACGTTGCTCAAAACGCACCGACTCGTCTCCTGACAGGGAAGCAAAAGCGTGAGCACATCCTGCCTGTCTGGTCTCCCCACACTGCCTTCGTGTCCATTTCAAGACCAGCTTTACATTTTAACTGACTGTTTTTAAGCCATGCTAATATAGAACCGCCTTAAACGTGTACACTTTTGATCCATCAGAgaaatcagctgcttttggaCAAATAGAGATAACCAagcctttgtttatttttttggtgttggCCACCAATCTGTTGAACCTTTTGCAGTACAGAGCTGCTCTCAGACTATTATTCGTTTGATATTGCTGCGTAAAACTTATTTGATTTCTCTGGCTTTTAGTCTTGGTGAAGCAAGGTGAATTTATTGCTGTTGAATTAATTACTGACTTTATATCCTAACCCAACAGCCCTTTGGATAATGAAGATAGCTTTATAAATGTGCCCAATGAGTGaactttgacttgacttaatgtgaagataaaaatgaatgaaacgtaaataaaatatgtctgCTTATTAAAGGTTTATAGACGTGTGTATTTGATGCTCTAGTGAGGGATCTTCTCTTaatggaaaagaaaactttCCACAGGGTTATAAACTGAGCAGATAGCAACAGCTCAGACAGaagcagtttaatttttaacttcagcagttttgttacatttttatatataattaaaaatgtgttaaaggtCCCTCATCATGCTGCCAGTAGtataattctttttatttgctctgaGTTAcaacccccctttttttctgtttcttttttccaaaaaagGAACAGGACATAATCCCAGCCTCCTTGATTGTTTCTACTCAGATAAAAACGGTGAAGTCTGTCTTCGTCACtcatcagattaaatctgttgCGAAACACGCAGTACATGCTGTCCAATACGAGCACTCCCTCAGAAACTGCTTTATCCTTTCAAAGGAATGTTTTCTTGTAAAGAAATCCCGACAAACAGAGCAGAACTGTGCTGTTTTAACTCATTAACTGAAGGTAAAACATTCATCCTAATGAGTCGACTAAAAGAGGCGTTTAAAGTTGGCTTTTAGTCCTGTTGACTCTAAATATTTAGTCAAATGTTCTTTCAGATAAGAGAACAATGAAGTCATTTGTGCTCTGTTTGCTGAACACACCTGTTCCAGGCTGCACAGGTGCACCTATGAATCAGTAACACATTGGGAAAACTTTTCACTTGGGATACAGTTCgctgtttttgtctgatttttattttaagtactTTCCGCCCGCAGTTTAACTGCAAATGCTTGATTGAATCTGTAtaaagtgtgtttcttttttcaccgTGGCTTCGATTTCCTGCCCCACTGCGTTCAAGGATGTTAAAAGTCGACAACCTCGTGGCCCTCTGACAGATGCTTTCAGTAGGCATGCCTTCCTCGTACCTGACACTTGAATAACATCCAAGCAGCAGTGTTTACTGAAATTTCACACAAGGAAACACCAGTTGTTGACATAAAGAGGCAGAACAGCTCACGGTTACAGACTCTGTGTGGCTCAAAACCttctaaatttaactttaaaaggttaaatttcCACAAATACCACTGCTGTGACGTAAAGCAGTTTTGGcaatttttttcaaagacaaacagaaatcgTTTAAAAATGCTTAAATCTCTGCTAGATTAAAGTTTTTCATGTAGTCTCTCAGTATCATTTCCCTTGTGAGCATTCAAGAGGACCAGAGAAACGTTCCTCAGCTCATAAGTCTGATAGTTTAACTCAGGATCGATGAACTAATTGCTAGTCTAACCTTAAAAAGAATTATAgcatttcatgcaaacactgttttctcAGTTTCGCAATACATGGTTATGCCAGCAGAAATGTTATATTGTAtttgctgctgctatttgcccTTGCAAATAACTACAtgattccatgtaaataaccatgtactGTGAAACTGATGGGGTGTTAAAGTAAagtatttgcatgaaccgctataaaacttttattattggagttgttttaggatggcagctgttagctcgtcattCCTGTCAGGATTAAATTCTGTTATCCacactgaggtcgttcaaagagctgtctgcaacaagtaagatattatttgttcacaacctttttacagaaacccTCTTCCAAAGATGTAAATTGtcgctttaaatgttttaattttcctcctAACTACATTTGTATCAGTGTGCTTGTTTTAGTCTACatgtgaataaatgaataataattcCTGTCACTTCATTTTATTGATTCCATaagtttaaattaatgtttgtaTTAGTTAATATATTACAAATAATGAACTGTCAGGTGTAAGTCCTAATATTTCTCGACTTTAATAAATGGATCCTAATTTTAGAATGAAATTCAGGTTTTACTCCAtgttttgttcagctgtttGACATCTGCTTCTGCTGTAgtagtgatttttttctttttaattttatttaaattttttcttcACATCTCTCTTCTTTCAGATTCTCTCCCACACCGACTGCAGGCGACATTTACCCGACCACATTAGGACGACGACGACGCGCAGGTCCTGCACCCGTCCCCGTCCCTGTGCGATGTTGAAGAGCAGCACGTGGCCGGGCAACGTTGCCGTGGAACCCCTGAGGGATATGGACAGTGCAGGCAGCTGTGACAGTGTGATCAGCATGAACTCCGGCTGTGTGAGTGCCGCTCTGCTCGTTGTGTAACTCAACCCGCTGACGCTCGCCTCTGTGGCATTCCTGACTGAACACGGATGCGATGACGAGTCTGCGGTTGGAAagttaaatgaagaaatgaaatTCGAGCGTTGGGTTCTAGTGCCACTTGCGTGAACAATCAAACCGTTTTAAAACGTGAAATGTGTGGAAGTGAAATTGAAAGAATCTGTAGGTTTCGCAGTGATGAGTCATTCCTTTGCATCTGTTTGATAAGCGTTTACCTACAGTTCCTGTCTAATTCTGGAGTTAAATTGTCTTGGTTTTTATACTTCTTTAGTGTGTTTGACagagttttatgttgtttgcaGAGCGATGACAGTATGGAACATCTAACTCCAGAGGAGAGAGCCTGCCTCATGTTTCTGGAGGAAACGATCGAAGCTCTGGAGGTGCAGGAGGACAGCGGCCTGTCCAACGATGAGCCAGAGTTTTGGACAAAAGCAGAGGATCAGATACGAGTAAATGGTATgctttgttgtggttttgttttgttttgttttaacttttctcgCCAATCATCGCCCTCCACCAGGGGGGAAAATGTTTTTGCGTgtacttgtgtttgtttgtagtgttagcaaatttcttcatgaaccattggacacaTTTGAAGAAAATTCTCTCTGGATGTACATcgacagctgattaacttttagagtcaagccCATTCAAAAAGGCCGCCAGAGCTAATCAActtcagtaaacacaaaattgactataactaacagatattgagctaaaacatacTTCGAATGCAAACAGATAATTTATTCATTGAGCTTGTTTCACTCATGCTTATTCTGCAATGACTGAAATGTTAACTTAActgatggtgtttttttatatttcaggtaTTTCCAGTTTGGCATCACAGTCTAAAAGTCAGGGAATGCCCCCGCCTCTCGCCCCCACAGCAGTAGATCCTGCACCCACAACTGAGCACCACCCTCTGAATCAGAAACCTGAACTACAATCCAGCCCTGCTCCCGGCTCCACATCCCCCTCAGCGGTGAACCCGACTGAGGTCCCGGGTTTAACCATGAATGGAGCTCGTGATCCAGAGGGTGTCACAAGTACTAGGTCCTTCCCTGAAGAGGAGACCCCTGAGAATGATCTAAGTATACTCCCGCCCCCCTCAGACTTCATGGATGAACTGGACACTGGCTCACAGCCTAAGAAGTCGAACGATGTCCCTGCACCTTCAGAATTCTCCACAGAGCCAGAACCACGTGTTGAATCGGGACAGCTAAACTCAACAGACTCTGTAAATAAGCTTTCCTCATTGACCGAGGATCCTTCAGTCAATCCTCCACCAGATGCGGCTTCTGTTCCTTTAATAAATACCCCTCCTGAGTTCTCTCCACCGAAGAGTCCACCTCCTGTGGCCCCAAAGCCTAAAAGGCTTCCTGCCAGGATTGCTTTGCAGTCACAGAAGACAGCAGTGGGTAGTTCTGATGGAAGCTTACGGCTTTCAGTGCCCACCGGCAGTGACAGGGTGGTGGTGGACCAGCAGAAGGCCCACATGGAGGCTCTTCAGAAGCTGGGACTGCTTAAAGAAAACGAAGAAACGGGCCTTGGAAAGAGCTCTAAACTTCCTCCTAAGACCCGACAGTCATGGGCAGGTCCGTCTCCAACCAGCCCGGCAGTTTCTTATACACCACCCCTGACACCATCCTACACTTTCCTCAGCAGCCCCCCTCCTGCCTCACCCCTCCTTCAGTGTGGaacacctgctgctgttttaccAGTTTCCACAGCTCCTCCGGCCCAGGAGCCCGACATTCTGCCAGCTCCTGCAGCGTTCTGCGATCCCATCCAGCCTCTGCCTTCAATTAACAACCCGCCTGCCGGTGCAGATGTTACAGATGGTGCTGTTAGTACCCCCGCTCTTACCCCTCCTCTTACTCCCCCTGCACCAGTCCGACAGCTAACCTCACCAAAGGTCATGGACATGAAATCCGCAACCCTGGAGCACTCTGGTGTGGGTCTGAGCTCTTATCTGATCGGTCTAAACCCCACCAAGGCTGATCAGAGACCCATCGGAGAGCAGTCGCTCAGCAGTCGGCTACGGCCCGCCTCCCTGGGGAGCACGAAAGACCTTTCATGCGCCAGAGGAGAGGATATGCCTACAGCCCCCGCCACGAGCAAGCAGCCGGACTCTCAGAGACCCCAGCATGCCCACGATGTTTTCCAACACGCCAGGGAGTCATCCAAACTGCCTCGATCACAAGGCATCAGCGTGCTCTTCTGCCCTCGGCCAGAGAACGAAGAGGAGCGGCGCGAGGCGCTGAAGAAGCTGGGGCTGCTCAGAGACTGAGCCCCAACTTTCCCCACAGGCTCCCCGGACACACGACACTGGAACGTACCTGAGATTTATGCAGGATAGATGAGGAGAAGCATCGCATCAGGGGGACCGTCACGGCCACACCTGCAATCATATTTATTTCtcataaaagaggaaaaacaaggacattttaaatattcattgacttactttatttgttttttttttgtaaattaatctCTTTAGCTGTTCTGAATTACTGACAAGTTGATTATAAAAGAAgttgcacatttattttcccACTTCACTTGCTTTTACGTGTTACGTGCTTCCAGGACAAAGTTGTGTAACGCAGTCCTTTCATAGTTTCATTTTAGGTCTGTTTAAGTGTGGCTTCGTTTGTTTTACTTCAAGGTTTCCTGTATTTATTATGATCTGTTCAGCTCCTGTTTTATCAGTACAATTAGCCCCTTTCATCAGAGATTCTTCGaataaatgtatattaaaaGTCTTTCTTGCTTTTCTGAAGCATGCCTTTCTGGATCTCGAAGAACAAAGTCGGCAGGTGATTAAAGTCGGAAACACGTGGTTGCATAATGACAGACGCATAGACGTACAATTCTTTTCCACTTCAGCCACTGCTGTTATCTCGGAGTCCGTATCCGCCCGAGTCGCTGAGATCACGACATTGATCCGttttgtctcctgtgtctgGAAGATGTCATGTTTGTAGGTGTCAGCCCCCATGTGTCATGTCAAATCACGTCGGATCAGTGCTTTGCTCTTTGTTTCCGACGTGATGGTAGGAGAACTGGTGCAACCTGTTTTTGCAGCCGTCGTAAAACGTCCCCGCCGCTCAAGATAGCTCATTTACAAGTCAACCGGCTGTCTGAgcctttttatatatatatatatatatatatatatatatatatatatatatatatatatcctggctgcagatttttaaagacaaattgtttttttttttttgcttgttttgttttcctgtaatATCTTATTCAGGTCGTATAAATTGGATCTGAAAAAGCTAAAGTCTCTGAGGATGAGAAGATCCCTCTGGGATGCTGAGGAGTTAGTCGGGAACACAGCAGAAGTCTTGAACacatttgtttgggtttttgcaCCTGGGTGTAACTTTAAAAACGACGTGTGAAAACTGTCACAGCCTAAAGCAAGAAGTAGACTTCcagatttatatttaatgtCACTGTTGGATATAAAAGTAAGCTATGGCGTCTTTTGAATAACTCCAAATATGCTAAATGCTCCTTCGGATCTCCCCCCTCTGCTTTTCCTTTACTTTATTGTTCTCATCTGACcagaagtttctgtttttatggcaGAAATTTGCATTTAGTCCCTCATGTGTATTATTTATACACACAATATTTTCATATGTACccgtgcttctttttttttttttttttataaattttccAAAAACAGTAAACTCATGATCGGTAAATGTCAAGAGGAAACGACTGGTgtcaagtaaaacaaaaacaaacaaggaggaggaggttttgaatattgttttgaatattttccaATAACAGGTAAGACATGGGTGCATGGTCTTACGAGTAGAGATGCACACTGTGTTGTGTAGGCAACGGACCGTAAAGAGCCTAAGTAACAAAGACGTGTTTTCTCTTTCACAGCTAAGCCAGGAGAGGAGgaagcagcaaacaaacagctggcTTTATGCTGCTCTGTGAGCCGTCTCTCCTCTCTGACAGCTGACCTTACTGAGGATGAGTTCATGACAGCACCTGTCACTTTCACCGATTCCCCTCATGGGCCTCGTAGATCAGCCGCCACGAATAACACCCACCTCCCCTTTCTGCATATGTGCAGCATAAACAAGTCAGAGACTGAGGcccacacagaaaacaaaatggaaactgAATTCTTCCAAGTCTGTGTGCATTACTTCTGCATCCTGTCAAAGAAGCTGTGAACATCTGAAagccaaactgtttttttcaggCAGGGTGTTactagaaggaatgcatatcacttgcCACCTATCACGTCAGAGCtatagactaaaatcatcttatgctgagaaatgacagctttGCAGCTATTTTGgttaaacattgaaaataacattatacatCTCAAACAacctgttagcacttggagtatgtgttaggaatcactctcagctggCACCGTACCAACTTTCAGGTAAATTATAGCTGTAGCCGTTTTCGTGTTGGCATTTTTGTGAGTTGCCTTTGGCGGCAGTCTTGAATTGGAAGTTAAGCAGGCTCTCTCCTCTGGAGTTaatccagaagttaatcagttgcagaggttcatccagtgattactacctgaacgtttcattaaaatccgttcagtgatttatgagtgATTTAACGACAAACGAACACAttcagacacgggcaaaaacattatcgctccacctTATGCAGCGGGCGGCAACAACTTCGACAACACAATCGAATCAGGATtatgagaaaacagcagcagcagattgttGTGTTGTAGTTCCTGTTTCTTCTTCCAGGAAGGAGTAAAAGCAGTCGCACAACTTAAGAGATGAAAATAGCCCCATTCAAAATAAGGAAATACTTTGCTGTCAAATTTGCATAACATGGTTAAgtccaacaaaatattctatgcctgcaggaagtgctgaaatgctacagctagctgctgcttctATCTGTGCTCGTAGGTAATTGCAGGAttctctgcaacagtgtaacacaagactgacagcagtgtaaaggtttatcgAACAGCGTTCAAATAACCAgcgagattggagttgttttaaggtggcacTAATTTACTCAATTTGCTTGTCAATCAGGTCAGATTTTAACTCCAAACAGAGGTATGATGTTGTTTTGAATCTTTCCACCTAACCCCATACAGAAGATCtgaaaaaatatctttaaggtacattaaaaaaaataaaataaaataaaataaaaaagaaataaagagaatGAACTCAAATTTATGACTTTTCTAGAGCAATTGTTGCAAAAATTAAGTCATAGTTttagtaaagaaaattaaagtttctAATAAATCTAGGTCAACAAGCTCaagcataaaaactaataatatcTTTTCAGGTCTAATCTGACCCGCCCCGAATCCTCATTTTCACAAGTGATGCTTGttccagagttttttttaaggcaaacaaaaataaagtaccACCTAAAACCTCTTCCACCATCATGCAAGGACAGCGGGGATACAGACGGTCATGACATGTAAGTCTCTGCTGATGtagaacagta
Protein-coding regions in this window:
- the LOC108231954 gene encoding specifically androgen-regulated gene protein translates to MLKSSTWPGNVAVEPLRDMDSAGSCDSVISMNSGCSDDSMEHLTPEERACLMFLEETIEALEVQEDSGLSNDEPEFWTKAEDQIRVNGISSLASQSKSQGMPPPLAPTAVDPAPTTEHHPLNQKPELQSSPAPGSTSPSAVNPTEVPGLTMNGARDPEGVTSTRSFPEEETPENDLSILPPPSDFMDELDTGSQPKKSNDVPAPSEFSTEPEPRVESGQLNSTDSVNKLSSLTEDPSVNPPPDAASVPLINTPPEFSPPKSPPPVAPKPKRLPARIALQSQKTAVGSSDGSLRLSVPTGSDRVVVDQQKAHMEALQKLGLLKENEETGLGKSSKLPPKTRQSWAGPSPTSPAVSYTPPLTPSYTFLSSPPPASPLLQCGTPAAVLPVSTAPPAQEPDILPAPAAFCDPIQPLPSINNPPAGADVTDGAVSTPALTPPLTPPAPVRQLTSPKVMDMKSATLEHSGVGLSSYLIGLNPTKADQRPIGEQSLSSRLRPASLGSTKDLSCARGEDMPTAPATSKQPDSQRPQHAHDVFQHARESSKLPRSQGISVLFCPRPENEEERREALKKLGLLRD